The following is a genomic window from Saprospiraceae bacterium.
GCTATTCAAAAAGCCTTTGAAAGTGTTTCGGTAACATACACCGAAGAAATCTTTGAAAGAGTCAATATTTTAATAGGTTCGGTGACGGTCATCTCTGTGGAAGAAATACAGGATACCATCGAAAAAGCACTGTATGACAGTCGATACTTTGATGTGATGAAGAGTTTTATGCTGTACAGGCATACCAGAAAGATGCAAAGAGAACACGACAAAGGACTACGTGATGATACAACCTATATCGACAGCACACAAACCGTAGAGGAGTATATACACAGAAGCGACTGGAGAATCAACGCCAATGCAAATACCTCGTACTCCAATGCCGGATTGGTCAATAATATTTCCGGTAAAATCATTGCAAATTTCTGGCTGGATAAAATCTATTCTTCAGAAGAAGGATATGCCCATAGAAACGGGGATCTTCACATTCATGATCTCGATTGTCTGACCGGTTATTGTGCCGGATGGAGCCTGCGAGTCCTCCTCAATGAAGGATTTAATGGTGTGAGAGGCAGAGTCGAAAGTCGCCCACCCAATCACTTCAGAGAAGCGCTGGGTCAAATGGCCAATTTTTTGGGTATCCTGCAAAGCGAATGGGCCGGGGCACAGGCTTTCAGTTCTTTTGATACCTATCTTGCTCCGTACGTTTTCAAGGATAATTTATCCTACGCAGACGTACTGAAAGCCGTCAGAAGTTTTGTGTATAATCTCAACGTACCTGCCAGATGGGGTCAGTCTCCCTTTACCAATATCACCTTGGACTGGGTCGTACCCGATGATCTTAAAGAACAGTTTCCGGCCAGGAAAGACAGGCATCTATTTGAGCACGTCACTGCTGATGCCTTCATAGTCAGGATAAAAGAAAGAGGAGCTGTGCGACCTTCAGATATGTGTTACAAACATTTTCAGCAGGAAATGAATCTGATCAATAAGGCATTTTATCAGGTCATGACAGAAGGTGATGCCAATGGACAGCCGTTTACATTTCCGATTCCTACGGTCAATATTACAGAAGATTTTGACTGGTATGGGGAAAACACTGAGCTGCTTTTTGAAAATACTGCCCGGATAGGATCATCTTATTTTCAGAATTTTGTAGGGAGTCAATACCTACGTGATGAAAACGGCCATAAAACCGAAAACCCTCTTGCCTATAAACCCAATGCGGTACGAAGTATGTGTTGCAGATTGCAACTCGATCTCAGAGAATTGCTAAAACGAGGGAATGGACTATTTGGAAGCGCTGAGATGACAGGGAGCATCGGTGTCGTCACGATCAATATGGCCAGACTAGGGTATCTCTACTCCGGCAACAAAGTAAAACTATACGCCAAACTCGATGAACTCCTGAATTTAGCAAAATCTACGCTTGAAAAGAAAAGGATTTTTATTCAGGAAATGTTTGACAGTGGGCTTTATCCATATACACAAAGATATTTGCCCGGATTTAAAAACCATTTCTCAACCATAGGCGTCAATGGAATGAATGAAATGATTCTCAATTTCACGCAGAATAAATACGATATTAGCTCAGAAAAAGGCATATCGTTTGCTGAAGATATATTGGATCATATTCGCCTCAAGCTAAAAACATATCAGGAAGAAACCGGCAATTTATATAATCTGGAAGCTACTCCTGCCGAAGGCACCACTTACCGGTTTGCAAAGGAAGATATTAAAAGATTTCCGGATATCATTCAGGCGGGTTCAAACGGAAATATTTACTACACCAATAGTTCACAGTTGCCGGTAGATTATACGGAAGATCCTTTTGAAGCCCTGTTGCTTCAGGACAATCTGCAATGCAAATACACGGGTGGCACGGTGCTGCATCTGTATATGAGCGAAAAAATAAATAATGCAGAAGCCTGTAGGAATTTTATTAAAAAAGTAATCACCAACTTCCGGCTGCCTTATATCACGGTAACGCCTGTATTCAGCATTTGCCCCATACACGGATATCTAAGCGGAGAGCATGAATATTGCCCAAAATGTGACGATTTATTACTCCAACAAATAAATACTCAAAAATATGAATTCGACAAAATGTAATTCCTCATTGGAAACCCACAACGAAAAAAGGACCAAATGTCTTGTATATACCCGTGTGATGGGGTATCACAGGCCGGTAGAAAGTTTTAACATAGGCAAAAAAGGTGAACACAAACAAAGAATATATTTCAAAGAGCAGCCTGCACAGGAAATTAATCTATAGCATTTCCTCTTTTACATTGCTGGATTATCCCGATAAGGCGGCCTGTATTTTATGGTTTGCAGGGTGTAATATGCGATGTAGTTATTGCTACAATCCGGAAATCGTAACCGGAAAGGGGAAATATACATTTGAGGATATAAGAAAATTTCTCATATCGCGACAGCATTTACTGGATGCAGTAGTAATGAGCGGAGGAGAATGCCTCTTAAGTGATGGAATAAAAGATATTATTGGAGAGATTAAGTCTTTAGGATATTTAGTCAAGATTGATACCAATGGGAGCAAACCTGAAATTCTGAAAGACCTGATCAACAACCAACTGATCGATTACGTAGCATTGGATTTTAAGGCCACCAAAGCAAAAATGTTTCAAATCACGAAAGCGGATTTTTATTCGGAATTTATGGCAAGTCTTGACATCTTGTTACAATCAGATATTCAATATGAAGTCAGGACTACTGTACATTCAGCCTTACTTGACCAAACAGATATTCAAGAGATGGGAACCATACTTTCAAAATTGGGATACAGTGGAAAATATTTTATTCAGCACTTTAGAAACGGAACACCAACTTTAGGAGATCTTGAAAAATCCACAAACTCATATGTAGATCTCACTATTAAAAGTGAAAATATAGATCTCATATTTAGGTAATGAATCTTGTCAATGATATACATACATTTGATTTTTAGTCGGATAAATGTGATTAACTCATACAATCTAAAGTAAATAGTTATTTTTGCCGTCTAAATTTAACTAAAAGTATGTTTTCAAAAACATGTGAGTATGCCATTCGTGCGACAATTTATATTGCTTCCCAAACGATCATAGGAAAGAGGGTTAGTATCATAGATGTTGCCCAAAAAATCCAGTCTCCAGAATCTTTCACATCCAAAATTCTGCAAAAACTTGTAAAAAACAAAATCATACGTTCTGTAAAAGGTCCTGGAGGGGGATTTGAAGTAGATGCTGTCAATCTGGAAGGTATAAAACTGAAAAAAATAGTTGAAGCATTCGAAGGAGATGTATTAAATCGTTGTAGTTTAGGTCTTACTGAGTGCTCAGATATACAGCCATGTCCATTTCACTATAAATACAAACCGGTTAAAGAAAAATTACTTCATATTTTTGAAAACACAAGCCTGAATGATTTGATGAAAGGATATCAGGATGGCGAAACATTTTTAAGGGTATAAAAAAATAGCTGCCAAAATACTTTGACAGCTATCTATAATAACATTCTAAAATCTCTATTGTACTAATTCTGGTTCTAAAATCTCAGGTACTTTCGGAACTTCTATTATTGGATCCATTTGCTCTATGGTATCAATAGTCGGCTTGAGAGATCTGATCCTTGAAACAATAAACCAAGTTAAAGGTAAGACACCGCCGAAGAAGAATACAGAAGCACCAATACCTCTCATCCATGTCAGGCTATTGAAGAAACCATAATCTACGAATTCGTGTGATCTGCCATACCAAAGTCCTTGCTCCACAACAGCTTTAAATTGAATTGATCCGGCTGGAAACAAGTCCAGCAGTACCATCAGCATTAAACCGACGTTGATCGACCAGAATGAGAAGTTGACTACCTTTTTATTCCAATATTGTTCTTTGATCATGAGCCTGGAAGCAAATATAAGAGCTGCCAGAGAAATATTGCCATACACTCCCATCAGCGCAGCATGTGCATGATTTACAGTCAGATATGTTCCATGTTCAAAGTAATTCATAATCGGCAAATTAATAATAATACCCAAAACGCCGGCACCAAAGAAGTTCCAGAAATTGACCGCAATCAGGAAAAGGAATACTTCCGGAAAACCAAAATTTCCCAGATTTTTGTGTTCGACATCTCCAACAGCTAATCTGGGCATATTTTTGAATCTCCAGGCTTCAACTGTCAATAGTATCAAAGGAACAAACTGCAGAGTGGAGAATACACTACCGAGTGCCATAGTTGCTACTGGTTTGGCATTCCAGTAGAAGTTATGTGATATACCCAACAAGCCTGTACCTAAAAATAATATTGTAGCAAAATAAACTACTCTTATAGCAGCCTGTCTACTCACAAGACCCATGAGGACCATAAGGTAACTTACAATCACAGTGATGAATACTTCGAAAAATGCTTCCACCCACATGTGAATGACCATCCATCTCCAGAAGTCGGCGATAACAAAGTTGGTTTCGGGTTTGGCTACAAATCCAGATAGAAAAAGTAATGGAATTCCAATAACAGAATAAAGAATCCAGTTGGGCAAATTCCATGGTTCCTTTTTGATAAGTGCTGGTTTTATCCCTCGATAAACAACTATCATCC
Proteins encoded in this region:
- a CDS encoding anaerobic ribonucleoside-triphosphate reductase activating protein gives rise to the protein MHRKLIYSISSFTLLDYPDKAACILWFAGCNMRCSYCYNPEIVTGKGKYTFEDIRKFLISRQHLLDAVVMSGGECLLSDGIKDIIGEIKSLGYLVKIDTNGSKPEILKDLINNQLIDYVALDFKATKAKMFQITKADFYSEFMASLDILLQSDIQYEVRTTVHSALLDQTDIQEMGTILSKLGYSGKYFIQHFRNGTPTLGDLEKSTNSYVDLTIKSENIDLIFR
- a CDS encoding Rrf2 family transcriptional regulator, with protein sequence MFSKTCEYAIRATIYIASQTIIGKRVSIIDVAQKIQSPESFTSKILQKLVKNKIIRSVKGPGGGFEVDAVNLEGIKLKKIVEAFEGDVLNRCSLGLTECSDIQPCPFHYKYKPVKEKLLHIFENTSLNDLMKGYQDGETFLRV
- a CDS encoding ribonucleoside triphosphate reductase, with the translated sequence MERFVIKRNGDYKLFEAYKIKDAIQKAFESVSVTYTEEIFERVNILIGSVTVISVEEIQDTIEKALYDSRYFDVMKSFMLYRHTRKMQREHDKGLRDDTTYIDSTQTVEEYIHRSDWRINANANTSYSNAGLVNNISGKIIANFWLDKIYSSEEGYAHRNGDLHIHDLDCLTGYCAGWSLRVLLNEGFNGVRGRVESRPPNHFREALGQMANFLGILQSEWAGAQAFSSFDTYLAPYVFKDNLSYADVLKAVRSFVYNLNVPARWGQSPFTNITLDWVVPDDLKEQFPARKDRHLFEHVTADAFIVRIKERGAVRPSDMCYKHFQQEMNLINKAFYQVMTEGDANGQPFTFPIPTVNITEDFDWYGENTELLFENTARIGSSYFQNFVGSQYLRDENGHKTENPLAYKPNAVRSMCCRLQLDLRELLKRGNGLFGSAEMTGSIGVVTINMARLGYLYSGNKVKLYAKLDELLNLAKSTLEKKRIFIQEMFDSGLYPYTQRYLPGFKNHFSTIGVNGMNEMILNFTQNKYDISSEKGISFAEDILDHIRLKLKTYQEETGNLYNLEATPAEGTTYRFAKEDIKRFPDIIQAGSNGNIYYTNSSQLPVDYTEDPFEALLLQDNLQCKYTGGTVLHLYMSEKINNAEACRNFIKKVITNFRLPYITVTPVFSICPIHGYLSGEHEYCPKCDDLLLQQINTQKYEFDKM